One Scomber scombrus chromosome 1, fScoSco1.1, whole genome shotgun sequence DNA segment encodes these proteins:
- the LOC133979392 gene encoding adhesion G-protein coupled receptor G5-like, producing MELPLINTLRAAFILIILISTVSSQVDWDFCGTWRHGRGSLKLNINLTTGCNHMLISANENSLSISGQITAQCMWSEVLPLDQYGLHSGEESDFCLYWEPLLDQMKLQIGGMNLTLCWPTGLPDSCCTGLTDGPKSPTALYGIANTKIKEDPTASETLTFYNFTGDPTSCKTLCPSPSSEMEMKEDFKGQIITSPIMKGVPPESATTVYLPPSLKQAAKNHSKVVCTFFKNNSLFQDGHEKGRILNDVVGITVENEVIKDLPEKIRITFHHDVIPKTHSRKCVSWDTRKDPIKVHWLGDGCETLQKGANHTECLCDHMTYFAVLVQLEDRPVRHLLALTTITSLGCTVSVISCVTVLIFLCRKRKSMEESLPIHLGLAASLAFLNLLFFFTGILANVGGEGVCVWVGAALHYALLSSFFWMGIEVVDIYWLICKGFNHDPKIYVCILVGFVLPAVPVIVLAAVGDIYGLREVVPSDDVSNPYRMCWMKNNSKAWLAHYFTTMTILPILVITGMVMLFLFYWKSTTRNENTMTKWRRNRVAFFSIWGLSCVFGTTWGLTFLDIRPLSEYILFISCIFNSFQGFFLMLWSTCWMEDHSNKYATCIKRVKRSNEDKMHSVQELSDTYFHSQPVPQRSR from the exons ATGGAGCTCCCACTAATCAACACCCTGAGGGCTGccttcatcctcatcatcctcatctccACAG TTTCAAGTCAAGTTGACTGGGACTTTTGTGGCACCTGGCGGCATGGCAGGGGCTCCCTGAAACTGAACATCAACCTGACCACAGGCTGTAATCACATGTTAATATCAGCCAATGAGAACTCTCTGTCCATTAGTGGACAGATCACGGCACAGTGTATGTGGTCTGAAGTGCTTCCCCTCGACCAGTATGGACTTCATTCAGGGGAGGAAAGTGACTTCTGTCTGTACTGGGAACCATTGCTGGACCAGATGAAACTGCAG ATTGGTGGGATGAACCTCACTCTATGCTGGCCCACTGGTCTACCAGACTCCTGTTGCACTGGTCTGACTGATGGCCCAAAGTCACCTACAGCCCTCTACGGCATCGCCAATACAAAGATCAAAGAGGATCCTACTGCCAGTGAAACACTGACATTCTACAACTTCACGGGAGACCCCACCAGCTGCA aAACATTATGTCCTTCA cccagctctgagatggagatgaaggagGATTTCAAAGGCCAAATCATTACTTCTCCT ATCATGAAAGGTGTCCCACCAGAGTCTGCCACCACTGTCTATCTGCCCCCCTCTCTAAAGCAAGCTGCAAAAAACCACAGCAAAGTAGTCTGCACCTTCTTCAAAAACAACTCCCTGTTCCAG gatgGTCATGAGAAGGGCAGGATTCTCAATGATGTGGTGGGAATCACCGTGGAGAACGAGGTCATCAAAGATCTGCCTGAGAAGATCAGGATCACTTTCCACCATGATGTCATTCCT AAAACACATTCAAGGAAATGTGTCTCATGGGACACCAGGAAAG ATCCTATAAAGGTGCATTGGCTGGGTGATGGGTGTGAGACGCTGCAGAAAGGAGCCAACCACACTGAGTGCCTGTGTGACCATATGACTTACTTTGCTGTCCTGGTG CAACTGGAGGATCGACCGGTGCGCCACCTGCTGGCACTGACCACCATTACATCTCTGGGTTGCACCGTGTCTGTGATCAGCTGTGTCActgtcctcatcttcctctgcaGGAAGAGG AAATCTATGGAGGAGTCCTTACCCATCCACCTGGGTTTAGCTGCTTCCCTCGCCTTCCTCAATCTGCTCTTCTTCTTTACTGGGATCCTGGCCAATGTGGGAGGGgagggtgtgtgcgtgtgggtggGGGCAGCCCTTCACTACGCCCTGCTCAGCTCCTTCTTCTGGATGGGTATTGAGGTTGTGGACATCTACTGGTTGATCTGCAAAGGTTTCAACCACGACCCAAAGATATATGTCTGTATCCTGGTCGGCTTTG TTCTCCCAGCTGTTCCTGTTATCGTCCTGGCTGCAGTAGGTGACATTTACGGCCTGAGAGAGGTGGTGCCGAGCGATGACGTGTCCAATCCTTATCGCAT gtgctggatgaaaaacaacagcaaggCCTGGCTGGCGCACTATTTCACCACTATGACCATCCTGCCCATACTGGTGATCACGGGCATGGTGATGCTTTTCCTGTTCTACTGGAAGAGCACCACCAGGAATGAAAACACCATGACTAAATGGAGGCGGAACCGTGTGGCGTTTTTCAGTATCTGGGGCCTCAGCTGTGTCTTTGGGACAACTTGGGGTCTCACCTTCCTGGACATAAGACCTCTCTCTGAATACATTCTCTTCATCTCCTGCATCTTCAATTCATTCCAAG gCTTCTTCCTCATGCTGTGGTCTACATGCt GGATGGAGGACCACAGTAACAAATATGCTACCTGTATTAAGCGGGTAAAGAGGAGCAATGAGGACAAG ATGCACAGTGTACAGGAGCTCTCAGATACTTATTTCCACTCTCAACCTGTGCCACAGAGGTCGCGCTAG